A single Prochlorococcus marinus XMU1410 DNA region contains:
- a CDS encoding 4-hydroxybenzoate polyprenyltransferase — MKYTIGHMQNTNRQIKLSTFFELLRWNKPTGRMILLIPAGWSLYLTPDANPTFLMLLRIILGGLLVSGLGCVVNDIWDKKIDQRVFRTKNRPLAANKIGLKTAYSILFFLILSSFFLTLSLPQPGRILSISLAFLALPIILIYPSAKRWFKYPQLILSICWGFAVLIPWAANEGNLNSIVLLFCWLATIFWTFGFDTIYALADKKYDIKIGINSSAVNLKNNTRITIQICYLLTSIFLALCGFINQIDFIFWPIWLTTAILMQRDVLKVFPEEKQSIKNIGNHFKNQSIYGGVLLLGIIIAS; from the coding sequence ATGAAATATACAATAGGTCATATGCAAAATACAAATCGACAAATTAAATTAAGTACTTTTTTTGAATTATTAAGGTGGAATAAGCCGACTGGAAGAATGATCTTACTTATTCCTGCTGGATGGAGTTTATATTTAACCCCAGATGCTAATCCAACATTTTTAATGTTGCTAAGAATAATCCTTGGAGGGCTACTAGTAAGTGGATTAGGCTGCGTAGTTAATGATATTTGGGACAAAAAAATTGATCAAAGAGTTTTCAGGACAAAAAATAGACCATTAGCTGCAAATAAAATCGGTCTTAAAACGGCTTATTCAATTCTTTTCTTTTTAATTTTATCTAGTTTCTTTTTAACTTTGTCACTGCCTCAACCTGGCAGGATCCTTTCCATTTCACTTGCTTTTTTAGCTTTACCTATTATTTTAATTTATCCTTCTGCCAAAAGATGGTTTAAATATCCTCAATTAATCTTATCCATATGCTGGGGTTTTGCTGTCTTAATTCCCTGGGCCGCAAATGAAGGTAATTTAAATAGTATTGTTTTATTGTTTTGCTGGCTAGCCACTATTTTTTGGACTTTTGGCTTTGACACAATTTATGCTTTAGCAGATAAAAAATATGACATCAAAATTGGAATAAATAGTTCCGCTGTTAACCTCAAGAACAATACAAGAATAACTATTCAAATTTGTTATTTATTAACTTCTATTTTTCTCGCATTATGCGGATTTATTAATCAAATAGATTTTATCTTTTGGCCAATTTGGCTTACAACGGCAATCTTAATGCAGCGAGATGTACTAAAGGTATTTCCTGAGGAAAAGCAATCAATAAAAAATATTGGGAATCACTTCAAAAATCAATCAATTTATGGAGGAGTCCTTTTATTAGGAATTATTATTGCCTCATAA
- a CDS encoding Ppx/GppA phosphatase family protein gives MIQKQGLRYFQEKQILVASIDIGTNSTHLLIAEINLELKSFSIKFTDKSTTRLGERDEEGNLTEESIQRALVTLKRFKEYCKSNGVKQIVTAATSAVREAPNGQDFIRRVLDETDIQIEMISGSEEARLIYLGVLSGMVFEDQSFVIIDIGGGSTELILADKKDAIALTSSRIGAVRLKNDFLNKESINSERSSFLTTFIKGSLEPSVRKIKSRSKGDKTLSMIATSGTATSLGNLILDDLGEPKQKLHGYKFKRENLQNVLEKLIKLPVSEIKKIPSLSERRAEIIIPGALILNTAMEMLNFNELIISERALREGLVVDWMLRKGIIKNELNIQSNIRKTTIVHQARKFGVDNTRAEKVIDIAFQIYDQTKNIFHSDNDPKAKELLWAASNLYNCGKYVNVGSYHKHSWYLIKNCELLGYSEAETNIIASIARYHRKTLPKKRHESWQNLISKEDKTLVLEMSLILRIAASLDQRPDKVISSVQIKLQENILTFELLPLNRNHDLLLEKWNLGLCSNVIKELKNLDLKVI, from the coding sequence ATGATACAGAAACAAGGTTTAAGATATTTTCAAGAAAAGCAAATATTAGTAGCTTCTATAGATATTGGAACTAACTCTACACATCTCTTGATAGCAGAAATTAATCTAGAATTAAAATCATTTTCAATAAAATTCACTGATAAATCAACCACTCGTCTTGGAGAAAGAGATGAGGAAGGTAATCTTACTGAAGAATCAATCCAAAGAGCATTAGTTACTCTTAAGCGATTTAAGGAATATTGTAAAAGTAATGGAGTAAAACAAATAGTAACAGCAGCAACAAGTGCAGTTAGGGAAGCTCCAAACGGTCAAGATTTTATTAGAAGAGTTCTCGATGAAACTGATATTCAAATAGAAATGATAAGTGGTTCTGAGGAAGCCAGATTAATTTACCTTGGTGTTCTTTCTGGTATGGTTTTTGAAGATCAGTCCTTTGTAATTATAGATATTGGAGGAGGATCTACAGAATTAATACTTGCAGATAAAAAAGATGCTATAGCTCTTACCAGTTCAAGAATTGGTGCGGTAAGACTTAAAAATGATTTTTTAAATAAAGAGTCTATTAATTCAGAAAGATCGAGTTTTCTAACAACTTTTATTAAAGGATCTTTAGAACCATCTGTTCGAAAAATAAAGAGTAGATCTAAGGGAGATAAGACTTTATCTATGATTGCAACCAGTGGCACTGCAACCTCATTAGGAAATTTGATTCTAGATGATTTGGGAGAACCTAAACAAAAGTTGCATGGTTATAAATTTAAAAGAGAAAATTTACAAAATGTATTGGAAAAACTAATTAAATTGCCAGTTTCGGAAATCAAGAAAATACCTTCATTAAGTGAAAGAAGAGCAGAAATAATTATTCCAGGAGCATTGATATTAAACACCGCAATGGAGATGTTGAACTTTAATGAATTAATAATAAGTGAGAGAGCGCTTCGAGAGGGTTTAGTTGTAGATTGGATGCTTCGTAAAGGGATAATTAAAAACGAATTAAATATTCAAAGCAATATTAGAAAAACTACTATAGTTCATCAGGCCAGAAAGTTTGGAGTAGATAATACAAGAGCTGAGAAAGTTATTGATATTGCTTTTCAAATCTATGATCAGACTAAAAATATCTTTCATAGCGATAATGACCCTAAAGCTAAAGAACTTCTTTGGGCAGCTTCTAATCTTTATAATTGTGGGAAATACGTGAATGTTGGTTCATATCACAAACACTCTTGGTACTTAATAAAAAATTGTGAGTTGTTGGGATATTCTGAAGCAGAAACAAATATTATTGCTTCAATTGCTAGATACCATAGAAAGACTCTACCCAAGAAAAGACATGAGTCTTGGCAAAATTTAATATCAAAAGAAGATAAAACATTAGTTCTTGAAATGTCATTAATCTTGAGAATAGCAGCATCTCTTGATCAAAGACCTGACAAGGTAATCTCCTCAGTTCAAATAAAATTACAGGAAAATATACTTACATTTGAACTTTTACCTTTAAATAGAAACCATGATCTTCTTCTTGAAAAATGGAACTTAGGACTATGCAGTAATGTTATAAAAGAACTAAAGAATTTGGATTTAAAAGTTATTTAG
- the cobM gene encoding precorrin-4 C(11)-methyltransferase translates to MDNKIYFIGVGPGDPELLTLKALKKIKIADVIIWTDSLIPEKILDSAKEGSEKIKTSSLNLEQITSIMIEKFRAGKTVVRLHDGDPCLFGAIREQIEILKNEKIEIEVVPGVSAFQVAAAYHESELTIPEVTQTIILTRAGGRTGMPEKESLKDLAKHNSSICLYLSARHVKRSQETLLEFYPPETKVIVGFRVSWDDGWTSLIELKDMEKFSIEKKLIRTTIYIISPAICNSQKRSNLYNPSYKHLFRNK, encoded by the coding sequence ATGGATAACAAAATATATTTTATTGGTGTTGGTCCGGGCGATCCAGAATTATTAACTTTAAAAGCATTAAAAAAGATAAAAATTGCAGATGTCATTATTTGGACTGATTCTCTAATTCCTGAAAAGATTTTAGATTCTGCTAAAGAAGGTTCTGAAAAAATAAAAACGAGTTCTCTTAACTTAGAGCAAATCACCTCAATTATGATAGAAAAATTTCGGGCAGGGAAAACTGTTGTAAGGTTGCATGATGGAGACCCTTGCCTTTTTGGAGCAATTAGAGAGCAAATCGAAATTTTAAAAAACGAAAAAATTGAAATCGAGGTTGTTCCTGGAGTAAGTGCTTTTCAAGTTGCTGCAGCATATCATGAATCTGAGTTGACCATCCCTGAAGTAACGCAAACAATAATTTTAACTAGAGCAGGAGGGCGAACAGGGATGCCCGAAAAAGAATCTCTGAAAGATCTTGCGAAACACAATTCCTCTATATGTCTATATCTAAGTGCTAGGCATGTGAAAAGGTCTCAAGAAACTTTACTAGAGTTTTACCCTCCAGAGACTAAAGTGATTGTTGGATTTAGAGTATCTTGGGATGATGGTTGGACATCATTAATAGAATTAAAAGATATGGAAAAATTTTCTATTGAGAAAAAACTAATTAGAACAACAATTTACATAATTAGCCCAGCAATTTGTAATTCTCAAAAAAGATCTAATCTTTATAATCCATCTTATAAGCATCTCTTTAGGAATAAATAA
- a CDS encoding LD-carboxypeptidase, translating into MVFKLKKGDLIDILAPGSFIDEEENFQKGIEILKNWGLGINENNSLSKKFGYFAGDDLTRFEELEKAQNSKLIIFAKGGWGSARLLEKEPSWRHGLMLGFSDTCSLLLSKYSQGFIGSIHGPMVTSLFNEPEWSLERLRNLLFEGYVEDIRGIPLRAGKAKGEIIVSNLTIATFLIGTYHFPDCKGKIIIFEDINEDIYKIDRMLTYLRMTKTLSEIAGIGFGSFSNDSCDLEWKDLLKNCIIERLQEFDFPILFDLPIGHISGNACIPLGYEATLNGDDGILSFDTPF; encoded by the coding sequence ATGGTTTTTAAATTAAAAAAAGGTGATCTAATAGATATTTTAGCTCCTGGCTCCTTTATTGATGAAGAAGAAAATTTTCAAAAAGGCATAGAAATCTTAAAAAACTGGGGTTTGGGAATTAATGAAAATAATTCTCTATCTAAAAAATTTGGTTATTTTGCAGGTGATGATTTAACTAGATTTGAAGAGCTGGAAAAAGCACAAAATAGTAAGCTAATCATTTTTGCAAAAGGAGGCTGGGGTTCAGCAAGACTTTTAGAAAAAGAACCTTCTTGGCGGCATGGTTTAATGCTTGGATTCTCAGATACATGTTCTTTATTATTATCTAAATATTCTCAAGGATTTATAGGTTCTATTCATGGCCCAATGGTCACTAGCCTTTTCAATGAGCCAGAGTGGAGTCTTGAGAGATTAAGAAATTTACTTTTTGAGGGTTATGTTGAGGACATAAGAGGAATTCCTTTAAGAGCTGGAAAAGCTAAAGGAGAAATTATCGTTTCTAACTTAACTATTGCTACTTTTTTAATTGGTACTTATCACTTTCCAGATTGCAAAGGGAAAATAATAATTTTTGAAGATATTAATGAAGATATTTATAAAATTGATAGAATGTTGACTTACCTCAGAATGACTAAAACACTTTCTGAAATTGCTGGTATTGGATTCGGAAGTTTTTCTAATGATTCCTGCGACCTTGAATGGAAAGATTTACTAAAAAACTGCATTATTGAAAGACTTCAAGAGTTTGATTTTCCCATTCTTTTTGACCTCCCAATAGGCCACATATCGGGAAATGCTTGCATTCCTTTAGGATACGAAGCCACCTTAAATGGTGATGATGGTATTCTTAGTTTCGATACACCTTTTTAA
- the lgt gene encoding prolipoprotein diacylglyceryl transferase yields the protein MLILQAFIQSPGETFLNLGFITIRWYGLLISVSVLIGLFVSKKLAKARNINPEYISEILPSLIISSIIGARAYYVIFEWRQYSGDNFFTSFELFNNIFQIPSFLAVWEGGIAIHGALIGGLISIIYFCKSKKINLKTFIDILIPSIILGQSIGRWGNFFNNEAFGVPTNLPWKLFIPIQNRPLEFINYEFFHPTFLYESLWNLLIFIVLIITFNKQKKTDFLRPGFISCLYLISYSFGRFWIEGLRTDPLCIGGLPPFCDGGIRMAQFISIFLFSSGLIGIFFLRLRKYSGKNRKNG from the coding sequence ATGCTCATACTTCAAGCTTTTATACAATCTCCAGGAGAAACTTTTTTAAATTTAGGATTTATAACTATTAGATGGTACGGACTTCTTATTTCGGTTTCAGTTTTAATAGGCCTATTTGTCTCTAAAAAACTCGCAAAGGCAAGAAATATTAACCCAGAGTACATTAGTGAAATACTTCCATCGTTAATAATCTCTTCAATAATTGGAGCTAGAGCTTATTACGTAATTTTTGAGTGGAGGCAATATAGCGGAGATAACTTTTTTACTTCTTTTGAACTATTCAATAACATCTTTCAAATACCTTCTTTTCTTGCAGTTTGGGAAGGAGGCATAGCAATTCATGGAGCTCTAATTGGAGGATTAATATCTATTATCTATTTCTGTAAGTCGAAAAAAATTAATTTAAAAACTTTTATAGATATATTAATACCGTCGATTATTCTTGGACAATCAATAGGAAGGTGGGGAAATTTTTTCAATAATGAAGCTTTTGGAGTTCCCACAAATTTGCCTTGGAAATTATTTATACCTATCCAAAATAGGCCTTTAGAATTTATTAATTATGAATTTTTTCATCCTACATTTCTCTATGAGTCATTGTGGAATCTTTTAATTTTCATCGTCCTAATTATTACCTTTAATAAACAAAAAAAAACAGATTTTTTAAGGCCTGGTTTTATTAGCTGTCTATATTTAATAAGTTATAGCTTTGGAAGATTCTGGATTGAAGGTTTAAGAACTGACCCACTATGCATTGGTGGACTTCCACCTTTCTGTGATGGCGGTATAAGAATGGCTCAATTTATAAGTATTTTTCTATTTTCTTCTGGATTAATTGGAATATTTTTTTTAAGATTGAGAAAATACAGTGGGAAAAATAGAAAGAATGGATAA
- the petC gene encoding cytochrome b6-f complex iron-sulfur subunit — protein MTQLSSNDVPSMGRRQFMNLLTFGTATGVALGALYPVANYFMPLRAGGGGGGTSAKDELGNPITKTGWLATHQAGDRSLVQGLKGDPTYLIVNEGGEIGEFGLNAICTHLGCVVPWDSGANKFICPCHGSQYDTNGKVVRGPAPLSLALAHVDIEDDAVLVKQWSETDFRTNENPWWA, from the coding sequence ATGACTCAATTAAGTTCCAATGATGTCCCTTCAATGGGTCGAAGGCAATTTATGAATCTTCTTACATTTGGTACTGCAACTGGTGTAGCTTTAGGAGCCCTATACCCTGTAGCGAATTATTTCATGCCTTTAAGAGCAGGCGGTGGTGGAGGTGGAACTTCTGCTAAAGATGAATTAGGGAATCCAATAACTAAGACAGGTTGGTTAGCTACCCATCAAGCAGGAGACAGAAGTCTAGTTCAGGGTCTAAAGGGAGATCCAACTTATTTAATAGTTAATGAGGGTGGGGAAATAGGAGAATTTGGTTTAAATGCAATTTGTACTCATCTAGGTTGCGTTGTCCCATGGGATAGTGGTGCTAATAAATTCATATGTCCTTGTCATGGCAGTCAGTACGATACTAACGGGAAGGTAGTAAGAGGGCCTGCGCCTTTATCTTTAGCTCTAGCTCATGTTGATATTGAAGATGATGCTGTACTCGTCAAACAATGGTCAGAAACTGACTTTAGAACTAATGAAAATCCATGGTGGGCATAA
- the tatC gene encoding twin-arginine translocase subunit TatC → MRGTGQSENKLSDSMTFSDHLDELRQRILNSIYSILISIFFSFLIIKPLISFLEIPASDIHLLQLAPGEFLFVAIKVAGYSGLIVSMPYIFYQIILFISPGLTKQEKSLILPAVFGSGLLFFLGLIFSWWILVPAAINFFISFGADIVEPTWSIERYFDFVLLLMSSTAIAFQLPVLQFILGSLGIITTEKMISNWKIVVISSAILSAVITPSTDPLTMSLLSISIVFLFFVGTGLTYLSENLKSKTLSSSH, encoded by the coding sequence ATGAGAGGTACAGGTCAAAGTGAAAATAAATTATCAGATTCGATGACTTTTAGTGATCATTTAGACGAGCTTCGTCAAAGGATACTAAACTCAATTTACTCAATACTTATTTCAATATTCTTTAGTTTTCTCATCATAAAGCCATTAATATCTTTTTTAGAAATTCCAGCTAGTGATATTCATTTACTACAACTTGCTCCAGGAGAGTTTTTATTTGTCGCTATTAAAGTTGCAGGTTACAGCGGATTAATAGTTTCTATGCCTTATATTTTTTATCAAATAATATTATTCATTTCTCCTGGTTTAACAAAACAAGAAAAAAGCCTTATCTTGCCTGCAGTTTTTGGCTCAGGTCTTCTGTTTTTTTTAGGATTAATTTTTTCATGGTGGATATTAGTCCCTGCAGCAATAAATTTCTTCATTAGTTTCGGTGCTGATATTGTTGAACCAACTTGGTCTATAGAAAGATATTTTGATTTTGTTCTCTTATTAATGTCAAGCACTGCAATAGCTTTTCAATTGCCAGTATTACAATTTATTCTTGGTTCTCTTGGAATAATCACAACAGAAAAAATGATTTCGAATTGGAAGATAGTTGTAATTTCCTCTGCAATATTATCTGCAGTGATTACCCCTTCAACTGACCCATTGACTATGTCATTGCTATCTATATCGATTGTGTTTTTATTTTTTGTGGGTACTGGATTAACTTACTTATCAGAAAATCTTAAGTCAAAAACTCTTTCATCTTCTCATTAA
- the ispD gene encoding 2-C-methyl-D-erythritol 4-phosphate cytidylyltransferase: MHFLIPAAGSGSRMKAGKNKLLLDLEGESLIYWTLKSVFSASSTNWVGIIGQPKDENLLLNSAKDFAHKVHWINGGDTRQQSVFNGLKALPKDAEKVLIHDGARCLINPELIDLCAKELDKNEAVILATKVTDTIKIVDNEGFIKETPDRNYLWAAQTPQGFLVDRLKKAHKMAIDKSWKVTDDASLFEMLNWKVKIIEGTYSNIKITSPIDLKIAKLFVKNP; encoded by the coding sequence GTGCACTTTTTAATACCAGCTGCAGGGAGCGGTAGCAGAATGAAAGCTGGAAAAAATAAATTACTTCTTGATTTAGAGGGAGAGTCTTTGATTTATTGGACACTTAAATCTGTATTTTCTGCAAGCTCAACAAATTGGGTTGGAATAATTGGGCAACCGAAAGATGAAAATTTATTATTAAATTCAGCAAAGGATTTTGCCCATAAAGTTCATTGGATTAATGGTGGTGACACCAGACAACAGTCAGTTTTTAATGGTTTAAAAGCGTTACCAAAAGATGCTGAAAAAGTTTTAATACATGATGGTGCTAGATGTCTAATTAATCCTGAATTGATAGACCTTTGTGCCAAGGAATTAGATAAAAATGAAGCTGTAATCTTGGCTACTAAGGTAACTGACACTATAAAGATTGTTGATAATGAAGGTTTTATTAAAGAAACACCAGATAGAAATTATTTATGGGCGGCGCAAACTCCTCAGGGCTTTTTAGTAGATAGATTGAAAAAAGCTCATAAGATGGCAATTGATAAAAGCTGGAAAGTTACAGATGATGCCTCTCTATTCGAAATGCTTAATTGGAAAGTGAAAATTATTGAAGGAACTTATTCAAATATAAAAATTACATCCCCTATAGATTTGAAAATAGCAAAACTTTTTGTGAAGAACCCTTAG
- a CDS encoding DUF3067 family protein: protein MNPLLVDEVIHYLIHRWGKKYDFRLFRRGKFVYFQMMWGFLGQKSFPLSEDEYKKSIADKIEILNRCGYSEQVREWLKKVNAKPRLGRAVSLQLDLNEKMKEFLT, encoded by the coding sequence ATGAACCCATTGCTAGTAGATGAAGTTATACATTATTTGATTCATCGCTGGGGAAAAAAATATGATTTTAGACTCTTTAGAAGAGGAAAATTCGTATATTTTCAAATGATGTGGGGATTTCTTGGACAGAAATCATTCCCTTTAAGTGAAGATGAATATAAAAAATCGATAGCTGATAAAATCGAGATTTTAAATAGATGTGGATATTCAGAACAAGTAAGGGAATGGCTAAAGAAAGTCAATGCTAAGCCAAGGTTAGGTAGAGCTGTCAGCTTGCAATTAGATCTTAATGAGAAGATGAAAGAGTTTTTGACTTAA
- the petA gene encoding cytochrome f, with amino-acid sequence MMKKTSLFICALLFISSIIFYPKISFAYPFWAQQNYESPREATGKIVCANCHLAQMPTIAEVPQSVGADSVFKAVVKIPYKNDLKEIGADGSEVPLQVGAVVMLPDGFKLAPQERWTEEIKEETEGVYFTNYSEEKDNIIIVGPLPGDTNKEIVFPVLSPDPSTNKEYHYGKYSLHIGGNRGRGQVYPTGDKSNNVVFTSSTAGTINSIETIEDGSYQVNIENDNGEITTEAVPVGPQLIVKAQDKINEGDPLTNDPNVGGFGQLDAEVVLQSPYRVIGLIAFFIGVGLTQILLVLKKKQVEKVQAAEGI; translated from the coding sequence ATCATGAAAAAAACAAGTTTATTTATCTGTGCTCTGCTTTTCATTTCAAGCATTATATTTTATCCAAAGATCAGTTTTGCTTATCCATTTTGGGCTCAGCAAAACTACGAATCCCCAAGAGAAGCCACAGGTAAGATAGTCTGTGCAAATTGTCATCTAGCTCAGATGCCTACAATTGCAGAGGTTCCACAATCTGTTGGAGCAGACAGTGTTTTCAAAGCTGTAGTCAAAATACCCTACAAAAATGATTTAAAAGAGATAGGGGCTGATGGTTCGGAAGTCCCATTACAAGTTGGTGCCGTTGTAATGCTGCCTGATGGCTTTAAACTTGCTCCACAAGAAAGATGGACCGAAGAAATAAAAGAGGAGACAGAAGGGGTTTATTTCACTAATTACAGTGAAGAGAAAGATAATATCATTATTGTCGGACCTTTACCTGGCGATACCAATAAAGAAATCGTTTTCCCTGTACTTTCCCCTGACCCATCCACTAATAAAGAATATCACTATGGAAAATACTCTTTACATATTGGAGGCAATAGAGGTAGAGGTCAGGTATATCCAACTGGAGACAAGAGCAATAATGTAGTATTCACTTCTTCCACCGCAGGAACTATAAATTCAATAGAAACAATTGAAGATGGTAGCTATCAAGTCAATATAGAAAACGATAATGGTGAAATAACTACTGAGGCAGTGCCTGTTGGTCCTCAACTTATCGTAAAAGCGCAAGACAAAATTAATGAAGGTGACCCTCTTACTAATGATCCCAACGTTGGTGGCTTTGGGCAATTAGATGCTGAGGTTGTACTTCAGAGCCCTTATAGAGTTATTGGATTGATTGCATTCTTCATTGGTGTAGGCTTAACACAAATACTTTTAGTATTAAAGAAAAAACAAGTAGAAAAAGTGCAAGCAGCAGAGGGTATCTAA
- a CDS encoding Rqc2 family fibronectin-binding protein, whose product MDITSIRSVLHYLTKNILPTKFETAQQPEPNTIQLCFRGVHSQTWLEVSWNGDSPRILKINKPEKIGRESTLSKQIRYGLKYMALISIDQDDFERVIKFSFAKKPGDEINKYLIFELMGKHSNIFYLDNKQKIIAVGKQIKSSQSRFRTISTGLIYSGPPVNLKKQPREDESFQSWKDSISIVPESLKYCLINTYQGVSPILTKQLEVVSKTGNSEIMEKNIDFISDTDLKEIFKNWKIWINRFKKNSFNFSKFNKDFYCVWFFDKEINYENKEDLCTSLENYYDYHLKQKKLELLEKKIEGIIFKQTITEKKNLNIQYDLLAKSENYEIYKDKADNIFSSNVIKKRDIIEGQKLYKKSKKLKRSRELIKKRLSIYKTNIERLDEFTTLLENLNSSNYEKLFMRIKLLEEIMEEICNEFNINIKKQREDQKSTYEIESSPIQVDTPTGLRLQVGRNMRQNDLISFKFSKKGDLWFHAQESPGSHVVLKSSSQVASEQDLQIAADLAALFSKAKRNIKVPISLVKIKDLQKIKNGGPGCVSFKNGEIIWGNPTRGEDYIKKNLKTVI is encoded by the coding sequence ATGGATATTACATCTATTAGATCTGTCTTGCATTATTTGACAAAGAACATCTTACCTACAAAATTTGAAACTGCCCAACAACCAGAGCCTAATACAATTCAATTATGTTTCAGAGGAGTTCATTCTCAAACATGGTTAGAAGTTTCGTGGAATGGAGACTCTCCAAGAATACTAAAAATAAATAAGCCAGAAAAGATTGGGAGAGAAAGCACACTATCTAAACAAATAAGATACGGATTAAAGTATATGGCTTTAATTTCGATTGATCAAGATGATTTCGAGAGAGTTATAAAATTTAGTTTTGCGAAAAAACCTGGAGATGAAATTAATAAGTATTTAATTTTTGAATTAATGGGAAAACATAGTAATATTTTTTACTTGGATAATAAACAAAAAATAATTGCCGTTGGTAAACAAATCAAATCAAGTCAATCTCGTTTTAGAACAATTTCAACAGGATTAATTTATTCTGGCCCTCCAGTCAATCTCAAAAAACAACCTAGAGAAGATGAGTCTTTTCAATCATGGAAAGACTCAATTTCAATAGTCCCCGAGTCTTTGAAATACTGTTTAATAAATACCTATCAAGGAGTTAGCCCTATACTCACAAAACAATTAGAGGTTGTTAGCAAAACTGGCAATTCGGAAATAATGGAAAAAAATATCGATTTCATTAGCGATACGGACTTAAAGGAGATATTTAAAAATTGGAAGATCTGGATAAATAGGTTTAAAAAAAACAGCTTTAACTTTTCCAAATTTAACAAAGATTTTTATTGCGTTTGGTTTTTTGATAAAGAAATTAATTACGAAAATAAAGAAGATTTATGCACCAGTTTAGAGAATTATTATGATTATCATCTGAAACAAAAAAAACTTGAATTATTGGAAAAGAAAATTGAAGGGATAATTTTTAAACAAACCATTACTGAGAAAAAGAATTTAAATATTCAATATGATCTTCTTGCAAAATCAGAAAACTACGAGATATATAAAGATAAAGCTGATAATATATTTTCTTCAAATGTAATTAAAAAACGTGATATTATTGAAGGACAAAAACTATATAAAAAGTCAAAGAAACTTAAGAGATCTAGAGAATTAATAAAAAAAAGATTAAGTATTTACAAAACAAATATAGAAAGATTAGATGAATTCACTACACTTCTGGAAAATCTAAATTCTTCAAATTATGAAAAACTTTTTATGAGAATCAAACTACTAGAAGAAATTATGGAAGAAATTTGTAACGAGTTTAATATCAATATCAAGAAGCAAAGAGAAGATCAGAAAAGTACATATGAGATAGAGTCTTCACCAATTCAAGTTGACACTCCTACAGGATTGAGACTTCAGGTAGGGCGAAATATGAGGCAAAATGATTTAATAAGCTTTAAGTTCTCAAAAAAAGGGGATTTATGGTTTCATGCACAGGAATCGCCAGGCAGTCATGTAGTTTTGAAGTCTTCTTCTCAAGTAGCATCTGAACAAGATCTTCAAATAGCTGCAGATTTAGCTGCTTTATTTAGTAAGGCAAAAAGAAACATTAAAGTTCCAATCAGTTTAGTAAAGATTAAAGATTTGCAAAAAATCAAAAACGGAGGACCGGGTTGCGTTTCCTTCAAAAATGGAGAAATTATTTGGGGAAATCCTACAAGAGGAGAAGATTACATTAAAAAAAATCTTAAAACAGTAATTTAG
- a CDS encoding helix-turn-helix domain-containing protein: MKEIKSVSGNDNKGENSSLKRIGNFIKEARLSRNQSIEELASDLKIGAHQLEAIEEGNEEKLPEKVFIKAMIRRISQKLKLDTEFIMDEYKTEKKEVKIEEIVEEVSKKNYRSKQPKNLNPVGFIIFILISGFLGLIASSLIFNLFSDSSQNQTPKQELIKKTK; encoded by the coding sequence TTGAAAGAAATAAAATCTGTTTCGGGAAACGACAATAAAGGAGAAAATTCCTCTTTAAAGAGAATTGGAAATTTCATTAAAGAGGCTAGGTTAAGTAGAAATCAATCTATTGAAGAACTGGCTTCAGATTTAAAAATCGGAGCTCATCAACTTGAAGCCATTGAAGAAGGTAATGAAGAAAAGCTACCTGAAAAAGTATTTATCAAGGCAATGATTAGAAGGATTTCACAGAAGCTCAAACTTGATACAGAATTCATAATGGATGAATACAAGACAGAGAAGAAAGAAGTGAAAATTGAAGAAATAGTTGAAGAAGTTTCCAAAAAAAATTACAGATCTAAACAACCTAAGAATCTTAATCCAGTAGGGTTCATAATATTTATTTTAATTTCAGGCTTTCTCGGACTAATCGCCTCGTCCTTAATTTTCAATTTATTTTCAGACTCTTCTCAGAATCAAACTCCAAAACAAGAACTTATTAAAAAAACTAAATAA